In the genome of Myxococcus stipitatus, one region contains:
- the map gene encoding type I methionyl aminopeptidase: protein MTTASPRTPPAVLPGPNDVCWCGSGTKYKKCHRGADAVEARKKGPEVARKGIRPGIISPRRDVPLHIPRPDYAATGRPQRRATGSEIRSPDVIARMRRACKAAAEVLQEVSTHVRPGITTDELDAITHEAYIRRGGYPSTLNYHGFPKSLCTSVNEVICHGIPDNRALEDGDIVNLDITIFLDGVHGDCSATYFVGNVEPESQRLVQVTRECLDLGIAAVKPGRPISDIGRAIEEHATKNGMSVVRAYCGHGIGETFHTSLQIPHYYEPECDTVMEPGMIFTVEPMINQGGWGHRTWDDGWTAVTADGSRSAQFEHTLLVTDKGADILTVA from the coding sequence ATGACCACCGCCAGTCCCCGTACCCCTCCCGCCGTGCTGCCTGGTCCCAATGATGTCTGCTGGTGCGGCAGCGGTACCAAGTACAAGAAGTGCCACCGTGGCGCCGACGCCGTCGAGGCCCGCAAGAAGGGCCCCGAGGTCGCTCGCAAGGGCATCCGCCCGGGCATCATCAGCCCTCGCCGCGACGTGCCGCTGCACATCCCCCGGCCGGACTACGCCGCGACGGGGCGCCCCCAGCGCCGCGCGACGGGCTCGGAGATCCGCTCTCCGGACGTCATCGCGCGCATGCGCCGGGCCTGCAAGGCCGCGGCGGAGGTGCTCCAGGAGGTGTCCACGCACGTGCGTCCGGGCATCACCACGGATGAGCTGGATGCCATCACCCACGAGGCCTACATCCGCCGGGGTGGCTATCCGAGCACGCTCAACTACCACGGCTTCCCCAAGTCGCTGTGCACCTCGGTCAACGAGGTCATCTGCCACGGCATCCCCGACAACCGGGCGCTGGAGGATGGGGACATCGTGAACCTGGACATCACCATCTTCCTGGATGGGGTGCACGGCGACTGCTCGGCCACGTACTTCGTGGGCAACGTGGAGCCGGAGAGCCAGCGCCTGGTGCAGGTGACTCGCGAGTGTCTGGATTTGGGGATCGCGGCGGTGAAGCCGGGGCGTCCCATCAGCGACATCGGCCGGGCCATTGAAGAGCACGCGACGAAGAACGGGATGAGCGTGGTGCGTGCGTACTGCGGCCATGGCATCGGCGAGACGTTCCACACGTCGCTCCAGATTCCGCACTACTACGAGCCCGAGTGCGACACCGTCATGGAGCCCGGCATGATTTTCACGGTCGAGCCGATGATCAACCAGGGTGGCTGGGGGCACCGCACGTGGGATGACGGGTGGACCGCCGTCACCGCGGACGGCAGCCGCAGCGCGCAGTTCGAGCACACGCTGCTCGTGACCGACAAGGGCGCGGACATTCTCACCGTGGCGTGA
- a CDS encoding GNAT family N-acetyltransferase, translated as MKTLTGTELHGTDFSFDVDEEAVAPFDGPTLSRVVPVTRYTKRYSWDEAHVDASNPDTSMVAVVRGEDSRVAGYIVVSRAWNHCAQIEDVAIDRAHRRRGIARALMDEAVRWAKEQGLPSVRLETQSNNVPACRFYERYGFKLGGFDRYLYTAIPTQARSETALFWYLSIDP; from the coding sequence GTGAAGACGCTGACTGGGACGGAGTTGCACGGCACGGACTTCTCGTTCGATGTGGACGAAGAGGCCGTGGCTCCGTTCGACGGGCCTACGTTGTCGCGGGTGGTCCCCGTCACTCGATACACCAAGCGCTATTCATGGGATGAAGCGCACGTCGATGCCTCGAACCCAGACACGTCCATGGTCGCCGTGGTCCGAGGAGAAGACTCCCGGGTGGCTGGCTATATCGTGGTGTCTCGCGCCTGGAATCACTGTGCTCAGATTGAAGATGTCGCCATCGACCGCGCCCACCGTCGAAGGGGCATCGCGCGAGCGCTGATGGACGAAGCCGTTCGCTGGGCGAAGGAACAAGGCCTGCCGAGTGTCCGCCTCGAGACGCAGTCCAACAACGTTCCGGCATGCCGCTTCTATGAGAGATATGGGTTCAAGCTGGGAGGCTTCGACCGCTACCTCTACACCGCCATCCCGACCCAGGCTCGGTCGGAGACGGCGTTGTTCTGGTACCTCTCCATCGACCCTTGA
- a CDS encoding TraR/DksA C4-type zinc finger protein, with protein MDSLAREARDALVQRGERLRRARTKPSLEAEGEERELLEIDAALARIAMGLFGRCERCGGAMGRNRLRAVPEARYCVTCAALGG; from the coding sequence ATGGACAGTCTGGCTCGTGAGGCGCGGGACGCCCTGGTGCAGCGTGGCGAGCGCCTGAGGAGGGCGCGGACGAAGCCTTCGCTGGAGGCCGAGGGAGAGGAGCGGGAGCTGCTGGAGATAGACGCGGCGCTCGCGCGAATCGCGATGGGGTTGTTCGGCCGCTGTGAGCGCTGTGGCGGGGCGATGGGGCGCAACCGCCTGCGCGCCGTCCCGGAGGCGCGCTACTGCGTGACGTGTGCGGCGCTGGGTGGGTGA
- a CDS encoding HAD-IG family 5'-nucleotidase, protein MRSQLSGPPPERGLFCNRTLNLRAIKAVGYDMDYTLIHYRVEAWERRAYEHIRDRLVAQGWPVGDLQFDPALAIRGLIIDTEKGNLLKANRFGFVKKALHGTRAMDFITQRDEYSHVVIDLHERRWVFLNTLFSLSEACLYAQLVDRLDAGVLPGPMGYADLYEHVRKNLDATHMQGQLKAEIIADPERYVLDDPETPLALLDQRNAGKKLLLITNSEWAYTEPMMHFAFDKHLPQGMTWRQLFDVVIVSARKPEFFTTRSALFEVVETNGEALLRPHSGPFKAGTPYFGGSAVELERHLGLSGDEILYVGDHMFGDVHVSKSELRWRTALILRELEDEVRAIASFRPTEARLAERMVLKERMEWESCQLRLELQRRRADYGPRSDTPPEAELVSRLGELRESLEALDAELAPMARAATELSNPIWGLLTRAGNDKSHLARQVERYADIYTSRVSNFLFATPFVYLRSPRGSLPHDPSLPGGTPVFPAADGGGGMADAE, encoded by the coding sequence ATGCGCTCGCAACTCTCTGGTCCCCCGCCCGAGCGGGGCCTGTTCTGCAACCGCACCCTCAACCTGCGCGCCATCAAGGCCGTGGGCTACGACATGGACTACACGCTCATCCACTACCGGGTGGAAGCGTGGGAGCGCCGCGCCTACGAGCACATCCGCGACCGGCTCGTCGCCCAGGGCTGGCCCGTGGGCGACCTCCAGTTCGACCCGGCGCTCGCCATCCGCGGCCTCATCATCGACACCGAGAAGGGCAACCTGCTCAAGGCCAACCGCTTCGGCTTCGTGAAGAAGGCCCTCCATGGCACGCGCGCCATGGACTTCATCACCCAGCGCGACGAGTACTCCCACGTCGTCATCGACCTGCACGAGCGCCGGTGGGTGTTCCTCAACACGCTGTTCTCGCTGTCCGAGGCGTGCCTCTACGCGCAGCTGGTGGACCGGCTGGACGCGGGCGTGCTCCCGGGCCCCATGGGCTACGCGGACCTCTACGAGCACGTGCGCAAGAACCTGGACGCCACGCACATGCAGGGCCAGCTCAAGGCGGAGATCATCGCCGACCCGGAGCGCTACGTGCTGGACGACCCGGAGACGCCGCTGGCGCTCCTGGACCAGCGCAACGCGGGCAAGAAGCTCCTGCTCATCACCAACAGCGAGTGGGCCTACACCGAGCCCATGATGCACTTCGCCTTCGACAAGCACCTGCCCCAGGGCATGACGTGGCGGCAGCTGTTCGACGTGGTGATTGTCTCCGCGCGCAAGCCCGAGTTCTTCACCACGCGCTCCGCCCTCTTCGAGGTCGTGGAGACCAACGGCGAGGCGCTCCTGCGTCCGCACTCCGGCCCCTTCAAGGCGGGCACGCCCTACTTCGGCGGCAGCGCGGTGGAGCTGGAGCGCCACCTGGGCTTGAGCGGCGACGAGATTCTCTACGTCGGCGACCACATGTTCGGCGACGTGCACGTGTCCAAGAGCGAGCTGCGGTGGCGCACCGCGCTCATCCTCCGCGAGCTGGAGGACGAGGTGCGCGCCATCGCGTCCTTCCGCCCCACCGAGGCCCGGCTCGCCGAGCGCATGGTGCTCAAGGAGCGCATGGAGTGGGAGAGCTGCCAGCTCCGGCTGGAGCTCCAGCGGCGCCGCGCGGACTACGGGCCTCGCTCCGACACGCCTCCGGAGGCGGAGCTGGTGAGCCGGCTGGGCGAGCTGCGTGAGTCCCTGGAGGCGCTGGACGCGGAGCTGGCCCCCATGGCCCGCGCCGCCACCGAGCTGTCCAATCCCATCTGGGGCCTGCTCACCCGCGCCGGCAACGACAAGAGCCACCTGGCGCGCCAGGTGGAGCGCTACGCGGACATCTACACGTCCCGCGTGTCCAACTTCCTGTTCGCCACGCCCTTCGTCTACCTGAGAAGCCCGCGCGGCAGCCTCCCGCACGACCCCAGCCTGCCAGGCGGCACCCCCGTCTTCCCCGCCGCCGACGGTGGTGGCGGCATGGCGGACGCCGAGTAA